Genomic window (Acidimicrobiales bacterium):
GTCGCCCTGCTCGTAGAGGATCGGCTCGCGCCCTTCGACCAAGATCGCGTAGCGCAGCCCCGGCTTCAGGCGGTTCCAGCCCGGGGTGAGCGTCGAGGTGATGTAGCGGACGTTCTCGTCGTACATGCACAGGATCGCCCCAAGGCCGTGGCGGCGCATCGCCTCGCGTGCCCGGCCGAGGCGGTACTCGCGCATGCGGGCCCAGTTGATGCGCTCCTGCCAGTCCATCCCGACCGTGCC
Coding sequences:
- a CDS encoding aminopeptidase P family N-terminal domain-containing protein, whose protein sequence is MASFGTVGMDWQERINWARMREYRLGRAREAMRRHGLGAILCMYDENVRYITSTLTPGWNRLKPGLRYAILVEGREPILYEQGD